The nucleotide sequence CTGAGTCTGATAAGATTGTGTCGGAGCTGGTAACAACCCTGTTGATTGTGTGGTACACTGTTTGGTTTCTGCATGTATTCCTCCTAGTGGAGATGGCTGAGGATCATAAGACATTGCCGGTGAAGTTGGTTGTGAGAATGAAGTTGACTGTAAACCAGAATTCGGTCTGGTCACTGACATAAGCATTTGATCCTGAAGTGGCTGAAAATAGGTGGTTGGTGAAGTATAACTTAGAGGGGATGATTGTGGAGGGGATATCATGTAATCTGACTGTTGACGTAACTGGTTAATCTTGGCCcgaaataaaatattgtcaatATCATGCATGATAGTGACGCGTGTAAATTCATCGAAGCCTTGCAACTTCTCAGCTACTAGTTGTCCAAACAGCAGACACTGATTTGGTTTTGACTTCTTAGCATTACTcacatttttcataattttgtatGCCTCATCCATACGTTGCTCTAGTATATTCAAGGGCCTCTTCTTTGAATTTTTGCCTTTAAATGGTTCCTTGAAGGTTTCCTTCTGCAAACGCTCCTTctcttcaataaaaaatgggGCATTTTCTTGAGTTTCTGAATGAACTTGACTTTGTTTATTAGAAGATTCAGCTTCCTCATAATCATTCGTTGAGTTTTCTTCATCTTCAGTAATAATAACAATCGCCtctatttcctgaaaaaaaaatatatatttaaaattgatatgttttttttttaagttttactattaatgtaatttttttagatgccTAAAACATGGCAAGAATGGAAAGCAATAGGTCtcgagtttaataaaaaattgaactttcCCCACTGCTTGGGCGCCTTGGATGGGAAACATATAGTTATCCAGTCTCCTATGAATAGTGCATctgaattttataattataaacacAGTTTTAGTATAGTTTTAATGGCCTTAGTAGATGCTAATTACTGCTTTACATTTGCTGACATCGGGTGCCAAGGACGAATTAGTGACAGCGGTGTTTTCAGAAATacgattttatttaagaaattagaCGCAGGAAACCTAGTGATTCCCGAAGATGAGACACTGCCTATGACAGATATACCCATTCCATATGTATTTGTTGCAGATGATGCGTTTGCATTAGGACTTCATTTAATGAAACCATATGCAGGAATTTATGAAAAAGGCACCAAagaaagaattttcaattatcgTTTATCGCGAGCTAGgcgaatagttaaaaatgtttttgggATAATGGCAGCgatatttagagtttttagaaaaccaATGCAACTCGAACCCgaaaaagcttcaaaaatagttttgactTGTGTTttgttacataattttttaagaagaagcAGATCCTCCACACACGTATATACTCCACCAGGAACTTTTGATACGGAAAAGGATGGACATACTGTTCCAGGATCATAAAGGCAAGACCAAAGGCTGGATTCATCTTTTttgtcacttaaaaaaattaccaagaaAAGCTGGCCGCCAAGCGCAAGACATACGAAattcattttctgattattTTATAAGTGTTGGAAAAATACCATGGCAAGACAATTactcataaatataaataaaaaaatctacttacCTGTAAAaaactttccattttttcatCGGCAAACCATACTGGCTTAAAAACTCGAGAAGCTCCACTACCCGTTCCTGAAGTAGCTCTTACTTAACTGAATGAGGGCCGAAACGTGGCCATTAgtgaatctttctttttttttatcttttactaAATACTCAGTACTAATTTTTTCCTCAATTATTTTCCATGCGTCCTGTACTTCGTTGCGACCTTTATGTTGTGGGTGTTTGGAAGATCATATAACTGGTTATTGCTCATAAAGATCAAGAAATTCCATTATTACTTCGTTTGGCCACTCCATTACTGAATTCGTATCTAGTCGTATCCGCAAAAAGactaaatagtaaataatagcAAAACTAACGTAGCCACTTGTCGAAGCGTGTGAGTGCTTAACTAGTCCGGACTCGTCAAATAAGCAATTAATCGCGTTTCTTTTGACTCGTAGTATTTTTACCGATAGGCAGTGGGAAAAACACGAGTGCCGAATAATTGTCCACGTAAACTACTCACACGACTTGGCAAGTATTCGCAAGTAACAAATAATTGCCAAATACGCGAGGCGTTTCAGCCCGGCTTTATTAGTGTAATCGTTTCTGCTGAAATTTCGTCCGATTCTGGAAATTTGTTAGATTTTGCACTTTTCCATTTTATCGTCCATTAGTTCTTTGATATAGTCATTCCATCTTATTCCCTCTTCAGTGCCTGGGATTATTTTgctactaaaatatttctttcctTTCGCTTTTTTATACCAGCTACCTTCTATCTTCACTTTctgtaaatttttctttaaattcacgtATTCTTTATATGTGAGTTGTTGTCCTTATTTTTGTACAATATTCCTTCCTCCACTAGCAtttaaatttcgccagtcattCATGGTTTTTGTTTACGTATAATACAGTAATCAAGAAGTAACAATATGAACAATTGAAATTCACTATAAGATAATTAAactgttttgaaaaaatcatcTGGGAGTTACTTCAAAAATCCTCATTCTTTCCTTGTCTATTTAATGTGCGTTTTTCATATTTGTAAAGAATAGTGATAGCAAATCAAAAAGGTTCCTAGCGGTTTTCTCTTTTATCTTATTCTCTCTACTGAACTGTCTCACTTCAGTCTAACGAATCAATGTCAGCTGACCACCTtgtaacataaataattacctcaactgcctggaagaattaaatatttaaattcttccTTGCACGGTTATTGTCagtttttttgcatagaaaaaCTGCTCCCAAGAAGCCGAATGTCAGTTGAATTGCTTGAAAAATAAGAGTAACCTTTGCAAGTGACTGGaagaatattatatatatatatatttatacttcTAGACAGTTGGgaattaacaaaataactaaaacGGAAAACTTTGACTAAATTTAAGCGATTTTTGACGAAGTTATGAACGTTTTTATGAAGGTCCAAAGAAATGGACGAATCGTTGGAATCCTAGAAACAAAGTGCAGAAATAAAGAGACCACATCGTTGTAAATCTGAGAGCGATGAGAATAGAATATGACAGAATTGGTGCAAGATAGAGTAGGATGGAAAATGTTCGTGACTCGCTAAGGGTTGTAAAGCTACAAATGATGATAATGACTTCTTTTTTCCTCTAATTTTGTCTGTAAATTCCATTGATGATATCAacattttggtatttttagtgGCTTTCACAAAAAGGTCaactttgttaaattttgaGGTACCATAGTCGCGTGACCCCTCTTGCTACTATTGTCTAAAAAATCGATGcctaaaagaataataaaaaacagcccaaaaaccGGAAAAAACATgaccaattatttaaaaaaacaattactatAGGAAAGCAGTACAAGCACTAAATAGCAAGTACTAAGCAGGTCATCTCGTGAGCGTTATTAATAGTTTATAAGGTCTGATAATGCTTTTCTAAGCGAAATATGTAACCTTCGagacataacaaaaaaaaatattttgagatctAGACCTTAaacttacgtaggtctctttgagataatggatgAATTCTTTCAGTTTGAAAACAATTACTGACcatagaaaaaattatgatttttccCTATCTCTGGTGTCAATAATTCACCCCAGCCTCTTTCTGTTTGTTGGTTTCCTGTGTTTTATTGTGCCCAGCAATTCGCGTTCTCATCCTATACTCCTCAAAATTTTTcagattattttgttaatttttcttttacatagAATGATAAAACAATTAGGAATCCTCCGGTAAAACACCTGTAGCCGAGCACGGTGTTTCCTTAATGCGGCCAATACATTACGCCCTCCCCAACTCTCCCGAAATTTTAATAAGGGATCGCGGCAATTATGCAATAATAAATGACTTCTTTACGTCCGCCGGGAACTTTTGTTGCAGGTTTCAGGTGGCGGCTTAATATTTTAGAAGGTTTTCGGTGTAGTACATTTTACAAGCGAAATGTGTTACCGTAGTCTGCCTCGGACATAAGATAAATCGCCGAAGAGCCGTAATAATGATATATAAGAAGGCTCACGCCCCCATAGATAATTTAACGTTGAAGGCGTTCGATTCATCCGGCTCAGTTATGCCTTAGACGTGATCAAAACGGATTTATAATCGTGATAAATTTACGTACCTAGGAAAATGAATAATCATATAATTGAAGGGAAAAAAGCTTATGATTATCAGCCCCATAACACTtaataccataaaaaaacttttaaatatgactgcaatattgaaaagtgtcCTTTTCTCTAATGTGCCTTTTACTACCCTTCAGTGAGTACCCGTTTTATGTGAATGTTGATGTAATTTctggatatttttatattggcaaataaacgtatatttatttattatcttaaagTGACTTGACAGTAGTGACGTTAGTGACACTCTTGAtgttgacaatttttaattccaaggATTTCTCAATAATCAATACAATAATCGCATTctattttgaagttttattgTCCCTAGATCTTTAGGCTTCTAAAATACGGATGTCTAATTTGAATCGGTTCAATAAAACTTGAATCGGTTCAATGAAAGTCTTTAAAATACATGGTGTATAGGGAATATGGGGTTTATCCTGTTAAAGGACTGGATTATGGTTAATTCTATGAAAGACATAAAGTagcattgatttttttgttaaaaattttacacaatcAAATAAATTGTTGCTAGATTTAACGCTAGAACTTTTTATTGCAATCGTTCCAGATTTAGTGAGCGtttcatatatgaacgttttttgtacctcaaaaactctctaagttagaggcaattttgtcaccCGATGTCCAAGGAAAACGCATATTGCAACATCAAGAATTTTATTCACTATAGGACTTTTTGGGTATAGTTTGAgaactacttggaatattttcataatttttttacagtattatagtagagttcctgaggatgaatttgaaaGTAAAAACATGGTTCTAGGTTAATAATTTCAGGAGTCTGGCAGTTTTTGTcaaggcatttttttttgttaactttcCGAgctaatttttactatttacaaATATCTGCACAAAATAATagacataatataaaaaaagagcaATTCTTACCCAGCAGtttcatatatgaacgtttCTTGTATCTCAAAAACTCTCTCAGTTAGAGGCAATTTCATCAACCGAGGTCCAAAGGAAGCGCATATTGCAACATCAAGAATTTTATTCACTATgggacatttttgggcataacttgagaactacttggaatattttcataatttttttacagtaatataGTCAagttcctgaggatgaattcgAGGGAAAAAACGTGGTGCTAGGTTATTAATTTCAGGAGTCATGGCAGTTTTTGTcgaagcattttttttgttaactttcCGAgctaatttttactatttacacatatttacacaaaataataaaaatattataaattaagggCAATTCCTACCCAACAGTTtcatatataaacattttttgtacctcaaaaactctttaagTTAGAGCCAATTTTGTCAACCGATGTCCAAGGGAAACACATATTGCAACATCAAGAATTTTATTCACTTTGGAACATTTTTAGGCATAACTTGAgaactacttggaatattttcataatttttttacaatgatataGAAACGTTCCTGAGGATAAATTTGaaggtaaaaaaaatgattctAGGTTATTAATTTCAAGAGTCATGGCAGTTTTTGTcgaagcattttttttgttaaacttccgagttaatttttactatttacaaatatctgcacaaaataataaaaatattataaaaaaagggcAATTCGTACCCAACAGtttcatatatgaacgttttttgtacctcaaaaactctctaAGTTGGAGGTAATTTTGTCAACCGATGTCCAAGGGAGACGCATATTGCAACATCAAGAATTTTATTCACTATgggacatttttgggcataacttgaaaactacttGGAATATCTTCATAATTTCTTTACAGTAATATAAAGGCGTTCCTGAAGATGAGTCTGATGGTAAAAACATGGTTCTAGGTTATAAATTTCAAGAGTCATGGCAGTTTTTGTcgaagcattttttttgttaaacttccgagttaatttttactatttacaaatatctgcacaaaataataaaaatattatgaaaaaagggCAATTCGTACCCAACAGtttcatatatgaacgttttttgtacctcaaaaactctctaagttagaggcaattttgtcaacCGAGGTCCAAGGGAAACGCATATTGCAACATCAAGCATTTTATTCACTATgagacatttttgggcataacttgaGAAGtacctggaatatttttataatttttttgcagtacTATAAAGGCGTTCTTGAGGATGGATTCGAGGGAAACACATGGGTTAAACTTAGTTCGAATTATTGCACCTTCAGTTAGAGAATTTTTGGTCATTGACAAGGCAATTCCCCatatttatcaagaaaataTGATCTATTTTAACTTATAGAAATTGAAAACccgataataaaaaaacttggaaaataaatgacgctttttaaattgaatatttcccataatttgattaatttttttttgtttaatttcgaATACTTACCCCAAACCTTCTAGCAAAGATTTAAAGAGAAGAAGATTGACGTGAtccactgcctggaataaaaacaaaattttttccagaaaactaCGTTGTTCacataaaaattagaaaatcgtGCACAATATGAATTTTAGTGCAATCAAACCTCAAGTCAGTCAATCAAAAATTTACTTCTAGACTAAAATTTCAACTAAATTTTCAACTCGCTTAAGGTTGTATGCCCTATATAGCTGTAGGTTTTTATGTCGTTGTCTAGGGGTTGGaggaacaaataaataaaagtccggttattgaaattaaacaaaacgaTATTTAATAAGATGAAAGAGATATTTAAAATCAGGCAATGATTTGAATGCGAGATTCTGGcaaaatgattttaagaatttttagtaatactattaattttattagtgaagaaatagtccatacttgcagtggataaaaggtttaaaattggtattagatatacgccccagggtttaattccatgtcaaaaaaccctctatttattaacattgtttttttttcaaccctataaatttttcattaatgaaaataaatttgacatacACTGGTATGACATCCTCAAGATATAATGGATTAACAAGAGATTAATTTATTGCAAGTTAAAGAGAGACAGAACATAACGAATTCTAGTAACCATAAAAAGTTTTGTCActactattaatattattattttcactattaAGACCGAAAGTATGGTTCCCAAATCTAGATATTCTGACTGAAAAAGTGTGACTTAAAAACAATCGATGCACGAAAATATTATACGGAAAAAAAGTGATTAAAAGCCAAAATTTGGATCCTATTCTCTGTTACTTCTAAGTCGAAAAGTTTGGTTAACAATCCGCTCCAAATGAAGGAAcgtgtttatttaatattggcTTCATTTAAATCTCAGCTTGATTACGAGGTCTCCTCCTCCTCCTCATCTTCCTTCGTCTACATCCAAGTTGTCTCGTTACGTCTCAGCAACATAATACAGATTTTACGAAGAGGATTAGGAAATGCGGTCGAGCGCGCGGTTTTGGCCTCTTTCGACCCTCATTTCAATTATTCCgagttaatttaaatctaaacaCGCTACATTTACTTTTTCGggcgaaacaaaaaaaattgacttttaaagggaatttaaaaaaaaacacgctcCCTTTGTTAGCATTAAGGGACCTAAGTGGGTTTTTATTTTCGCTTCTTCTTTGTCTCCTATTATTGCAATATTGATCCTCCTGATAATGTACCAAAAACTAGACTCCTACAGGTCAATTCATTCCACAAATTGAATCGATCATgttatagtaatattttattccttgtttaataataattatgccATGTACTACCTGATAGCTATAAATGTTGGTATTAATATTAGCGCAGCAATTAAATTGCTTGTTTGCGTAATGTAAACCGAAATGTCAAATTAATGACAACATTCGGTCAGGACGGATTCGAGAAGACTTACGccagtaattattattattatgtaattatcTAGTGTAATTTAGACGCTATATAATGAGGAAAATAATacgttttttatatatagtaaTGTAATATTAACGAATTTCGATTTTGGAAATGTTATAGTTGGTTCAAAATAGACGAGCAGAGCTCCATTTTAGCCAGTCAAGttataaatgctttttttttgtagtgcTGCTTTTagaacgatttattttttttccgactttttgaaaaaaatcaaaaaattgcatttttgaaaaaggcttgtattttctttatttcgacgtatttttaaaatctgtaaaaacattaatattccGCATGGTCGTCATTATGGCCGCCATCAGAAAAAAAGTAattgaggatggaatctcagaaccgaaacgtcgaaaacaaaaactgggttcaggtatgcgttgttcttaaaaagttgttctaataatgtttttacagattttaaaaaaatgttgaaagtaaagaaaatttttcaaaaatgcaattttttgattttttccaaatttttcaaaatcggAAAGAATTTAAATCGTTCTAAAAGCGGCACCAAACcagtaactaaatgccctacaactttccccatttaacaTTGGTTTCCTCTAACATTTTGTGAAGCCTTTTCCATCCCTTCTTCCTATGTTGACAATATATAACCTCTTTTACATAACGaagaattatgaaatttaaggGAAAAATGGGGAAAAAAGTCGTTTTACTCTTGTACTAATCAagaaagttgtaaaaaaaaggtTCTGgcttattgaattaaaaaaaatatagaaaaatttaatgttattcaCGGATAGATTGTGatatttaaggtttaa is from Anthonomus grandis grandis chromosome 14, icAntGran1.3, whole genome shotgun sequence and encodes:
- the LOC126744609 gene encoding uncharacterized protein LOC126744609, which produces MVSLNKSRNRYNASDMLQDLIREPSGQFENFCRMSADDFNFFLNKIGPLIVKKDTNMRKAIPVQERFAVALRFLASGESFKSLSYLFKFSAQTVLTCVFDVCNALITILQDEIKMPKTWQEWKAIGLEFNKKLNFPHCLGALDGKHIVIQSPMNSASEFYNYKHSFSIVLMALVDANYCFTFADIGCQGRISDSGVFRNTILFKKLDAGNLVIPEDETLPMTDIPIPYVFVADDAFALGLHLMKPYAGIYEKGTKERIFNYRLSRARRIVKNVFGIMAAIFRVFRKPMQLEPEKASKIVLTCVLLHNFLRRSRSSTHVYTPPGTFDTEKDGHTVPGS